GGCCGGATAGCCCTCGGCGTGGATGTATGAAATCTCCTTGAGCTTCAGGGCTCCCTCGAGGGCAATGGGATAGTTTATCCCCCTGCCCAGGTAGAGAAAGTCCCGCGCATCCTTGTACTTCATCGCGATCTCGTAGAAGTGGCGGTCCTGCTTCAGCAAGCCGTCGATGACAAGCGGCAGCCTCCTGAGCTCGCGTGCATGATCCACCACGTCCTCCCCGCTCATTACTCCCCGGTGGAACCCGAGGTAGAGGGCCATGAGGTAGAGCGAGACCAGCTGCGTGGTGAAGGCTTTCGTCGAGGCGACGCCGATTTCGGGGCCGGCGTGGGTGTAAAAAACGCCGTCCGACTCCCTCGCTATCGTCGACCCTACGACGTTGCAAATAGCGATGGCGCTCGCACCCTTGGACCTGGCCTCTCTCAGTGCCGCGATGGTGTCGGCCGTCTCCCCCGACTGTGAGATGGGGATGCAGAGGGAGCGGTCGTTCACGATCGGGTCCCGGTACCGGAACTCCGAGCCGAGATCGACCTCGACGGGCACCCGCGCAAGCTCCTCGATCAGGAACTTCCCCACAAGCCCGGCATGCCACGACGTCCCGCAGGCGACGATGAAGATCTTCTCCACCTCCCCCAGCCGCTCCTCCGAGACGGGCAGCCCATCTATCGCGATCCTCCCCGATGCAAAGTCTACCCTCCCGGCGAGCGTGTCGAGTATGGCCCGGGGCTGCTCGAAGATCTCCTTCTGCATGAAGTGCTTGTATCCCTCCTTCTCCGCCATGGCTGCGGACCATTCGATATAGACCTGCTCTTTCTCCACCCTCTTTCCCGAAAAGTCGGTAACCTCAAGCCCGTCGGGTGTAAACACGACCATCTCCCCGTCATCGAGGAACATGGCGTCCCGCGTGTAGGGCAAAAGGGGAGGGATGTCGGATGAGAGAAACATCTCCCCGGCCCCAACCCCCACGACGAGGGGGCAGTTCAGCCGCACGCCGACGATGGTGCCGGGCTCTTTTTTCGAAATCGCAGCGAAGGCGAATGACCCCTTCAGGACCTTCAGTGTCTCCCGTACCGACTCGACGAGGCTCGCCCCCGCCTCGTGCAGGAAGTTCACATGCTGGGTGATCACCTCCGTGTCGGTCTCGGAAAGGAAGGTTGCC
The genomic region above belongs to Deltaproteobacteria bacterium and contains:
- the glmS gene encoding glutamine--fructose-6-phosphate transaminase (isomerizing), encoding MCGIIGYSGTRDCVPILLDGLRRLEYRGYDSAGLALISGSGDLHVRKKEGKIINLEKVVFSEDITGSCGIGHTRWATHGKPSDVNSHPHATENVAVVHNGIIENYSALRTELEGKGATFLSETDTEVITQHVNFLHEAGASLVESVRETLKVLKGSFAFAAISKKEPGTIVGVRLNCPLVVGVGAGEMFLSSDIPPLLPYTRDAMFLDDGEMVVFTPDGLEVTDFSGKRVEKEQVYIEWSAAMAEKEGYKHFMQKEIFEQPRAILDTLAGRVDFASGRIAIDGLPVSEERLGEVEKIFIVACGTSWHAGLVGKFLIEELARVPVEVDLGSEFRYRDPIVNDRSLCIPISQSGETADTIAALREARSKGASAIAICNVVGSTIARESDGVFYTHAGPEIGVASTKAFTTQLVSLYLMALYLGFHRGVMSGEDVVDHARELRRLPLVIDGLLKQDRHFYEIAMKYKDARDFLYLGRGINYPIALEGALKLKEISYIHAEGYPAGEMKHGPIALIDENMPVVVLAPTDPTYEKVMANVEEVLARGGRVIAVATEGNEEIEKRVEDVILIPPCRKFHLPIVNVVPLQLLAYHMAVIKGTDVDQPRNLAKSVTVE